The Streptomyces sp. GSL17-111 region TTCGGGGGGACACGCAAGAGGACAGTGTGGGGGCATCTGAGGTGTCACCGTGCCCGGCTCTCTGACACCCCCACTGTCACTTCTCGACAGCCGGCCCCAGCTTCACAGTGTTTTCCAGATCACGCACTGCCTGAGGTGGCGCGTCCTTCGAGGGCCGCCACCCGTTCAGCCAATGCCTGAATCTGGGAGCGGATTTCCTTGATCTCTTCGGTCGTGTCCTGCTTAGCACTCGGCGCCTCTGCTGAGGCCGCCGTCACGAAGTACCCGCGGTTCCCCGCAGAGAAGATCAACCCCTCTGCGACAAGGATGCCCAGCCCGTCGCGCACCGTCTGGCCGGCGATCCCGAATTCGCGGGCCAGTTCCCGGGTTCCCGGCAACCTGCCGTCCGCGTACCTCCCCTCGCTGATCCGCCTCCGCAGCACATCCGCAACCTGCACCGGCTTGGGTCTGGGGTCGTTCGCGGCAAGGCTCATGCTTCGAGGTTATCCACCAGCGCGCCCTACTGCGCACTGCCGCAATGGTTGCGAGCTAGTGCGCACTAGTGCATGCTGATGCGTGCGCGGTCGTCTCCCGGCCAAGGAACGCCGACCGCTGCACCCTGCCCTGCTCGACAAGCACAGGAGTAGTGATGCGCACCTTTGTTGCTGGTCAGGAGGCTTACAACGCCTCCGAGTTCACGGAACTGGCACTCGGCATCGACCGGGAGCTGTTCGTGGGTGTCCCGGGCGAGTCCCACGAGGAGCGGGCCGCGCGGATGGACGTCGCGCGAGAGGCCCTGGCGGACCTGCGAGAGCGGGCCGAGTCGGACGAGGTGGCCGCCTGGGACGCGCTGTACGCCGAGGCCCTGACACGCACCGTGCCGATGCTGAGGGCTGCGGCCCGGCGTCGTCGCGTGCGCCGAGAGGGTGAGGCGGCATGAGCGCTGTTCTCTCCACGGTCGCCGCTGCGGCGACCGTAGCGGCGGGCTGGTCCGTTCACACCGTGTGGATGCGTCGCCAGCTCAGCCGCGCCCGGCGCGACCCGTTGACCGGGTTGCCGACGCGGGCGCTGTTCGAGACCCGGGCCCGGAAGCTGTTGTCCCGGGGATCGCGGGCGGTGCTGCTGGCGGACCTGAACCGCTTCAAGGAGCTGAACGACACGTTCGGTCACGCAGCCGGTGACGCGGCCATCCGGGCAACCGGTCGGCGGCTGGCCCGGTGGGCGCTCGACCACGCGGGGACGGCGGCCCGGCTTGGCGGAGACGAGTTCACCGCCGTGTTCACCGCCGGTGGTGAGTCCGACCTCCGCGCTGCGCTGGCCGATCTGGCCGAACGGCTCAACGAGCCCGTCACCCACCAGAACGCCCAGCTCCCCGTCAGCGCATCCATCGGCGCAGTGGTGGCCACCGGACCCGGTACGGGACTGCCGGTCGCGCTGCGTCGGGCTGACGAGGCGATGTACCGGTGCAAGCGAAGCGGCTGGGACTGGTGCATCGGTCACGGAAACGTGCCGGGCACCGGCGAGCAGATCAACGGCCGCCGCCCCGGTCGAGTCGGCGCGGCCCCGTCCGAGGGGAGGAAGCCGTGAGCGGGACCGAGACGGCCGCGACGACGGCTGAGCACCGGGGCATCCCCGCTCTGAGCACGGGGGAACGGTGGCTGGCTGCCGCTGCTGCTCTGTCCGCCGGCGCGGTCGGCGGACTCGGCTTGGCATCGTCGTTCGACGCGGTGTCCGCCGCAGCTGAGCGGTGGGGATTCGGTGCACCGTGGATGCTGCCGGTCGGCATCGACGTGGCGATTCCGGTGTTCACCGTGGCCAACCTGTTGCTCATCCGCATGGGGATGCCCCTGGGGTGGGTGCGGTTCGTTCCCTGGGCCCTCACGGCGGTGACGTGCTGGCTGAACGTCGCGGCTGGCGAGTCCCTGTCGGCGAAGGTGGCGCACGGGACCATGCCGCTTCTGTGGGTGGTGCTCTCCGAGATCGCCGCCCACATCTACGCCGTCCGCATCGGCGCGGCCACCGGTGCGAGGATGGAACGCATCCGCCGCTCCCGCTGGCTGCTCTCCCCGATCGCGACGTTCGCCCTGTGGCGCCGGATGGTGCTGTGGGAGACGACCAGCTACCGCGACGCACTCGCCCGCGAGCGGGAACGCCAGCTGCTCCGGGCAGAGCTGCGCGAGCGGCACGGTCGGAACTGGCGCCGCACCGCACCGCGACGGACCCGCGTCCTGCTCAAGCTGGGCGAACTCGCCCCCGACGAGGCGATGCCGGAACCGGCCACGCCGGACCGGCCGGCACTGCCGCCCGCGCCCCCCAGGGAGGCGCCCAAGCCGCGCGCGACCGGTGCGAGGAAGGGGCGGCGTACGCAGGGCAAGCGGTCGTTTGAGGAGCTGCTGACGCAGGCACGCGAGGCCACGGCACAGTGGCCGACCGAACGGCTGGCAGCTGAGCCGATCCGGACCGAGCTGCGTTGCTCCCCCACGAACGCCCGGCGGCTGCGGGAAACGCTCAAGGCCGAACGCACCCAGAGCACCACCGACGCCGAGGCGGTGGCGGCGTGAACAGGTTGCGGATCGGGTCGCTTTGCAGCGGCTACGGCGGTTTGGACATGGCCGTTGCAGAGGTATTCGGCGCCTCCCTGGCCTGGGTGGCCGACAACGACCCCGGCGCCGCCCGAATCCTGGCCCATCACTGGCCACAGTCGCCCAACCTCGGAGACATCACCGCCGTCGATTGGCACGCGGTGGAGCCGGTGGACATCGTGTGCGGCGGCTACCCCTGCCAGCCGTTCAGCAGCGCCGGCAAACGGAAGGGAGTCACCGATGACCGCCACATCTGGCCGCACATCGCCCGTGCCCTTCGCGTACTACGACCCAGCTACGCGGTCTTTGAGAACGTCGCAGGGCACCTTTCCCTCGGATTCGACGCCGTCCTCGCCGACCTTGCCGCCCTCGGGTTCGATGCGCAGTGGTGCACTCTTCGCGCGTCGGATGTCGGCGCCGCCCATCGGCGCAACCGCCTGTTCCTCCTCGCCTGGCCTGCCCACCCCACGTGCCAGGGACGCCAAGGGTCGCGGCTACCGCGACGGCCTGCCGACGGTAGTCGCGCTGATGCCCACCCCCTCGACCTCCGAGGCGACCGGCGTCGGCCACGCTGCACAGGGTGGGATGAACTTGCGGCACGCCGTCTCCCTGCTTCCCACCCCGGTGGCAGGGGACGCCCGGGGAGCCCGGCAGGCTACGGCAACGAACCCACGCAGCAGCTCGCCGACCCTGACCGACCTGGCCCACAGCGGCACACTTCTGCCGACCCCACGAGCGACGGACGGGGCCAAGGGCAGCCCGAACCAGCGTGGCGGCAAGGGGGATCTGACACTGCCGTCGGCGGCGCACAGGCTTGGGGGGCCTACGGCCCGGCCGTCCGACACTGGGAAGTCGTCCTCGACCGCCCCGCCCCCAGGCCAGTTGACGCTCTGGGACGGCTGAACCCCCTCCTGGTGGAGTGGCTGATGGGCCTTCCCGCCGGCCACGTCACGGCCGTGCCGGGCCTGTCACGGACAGCGCAGCTCAAGGCGCTGGGCAACGGCGTGGTTCCCCAGCAGGCGACCACCGCCCTCACGCACCTGGTCGCACTCGCCGCGCGCGGCGACGGTACAAGCGGGGTGGCGGCGTGAGTGAGCCCATCGTCTACGCCGACCAGTGGCGCATCGTCATGGCCGCATCTGAGTGGCGCTGCCAGTGCTCCGGGGAGTGTGGCCACGCCCACGCCAAGGGCGGGGGCCGCTGCCCGAGAGAGCACGACCGACACGCCAGCAAGCATCGCGGGCCGGTCCGGTTGCTCGCCGCGCCGGCCGACCCGATCACCCCCACCCGCCGCGCGGTCGCCCTCCCGGTGCACGCGCTCCGGGCATGGTGCCCGGATTGCCTGGACGCAGCTCGCCGCGCGGCACTGCGCACCGCACCTGCCGATCCCGCACAGATCGGCCTGTTCGACCTGTCGTAGCACCGACGGGGCCCGGCCACCGCCGACCAAAGCACATGGTCGGGCCCCGGTCCTCCCTCTCCACAAGGAAGGAACTCTCAGTGAATCAGCACGACGGAGACGACGACGAGCGGGAGCTGTTCGCCCGGCTCGAACACGAGATGAGCGGCACCGGATCGGCCGATCGCACGCCCGACGGGTCGGGCGGCGCGGTGGTCGATCTGGACAAGGCGCGATCGGCCCGCGAGTCGGCCGACGCATCGGCGACGGGATCGGCCGGACGGATCGACTCCGGGTCGGTCGACGGATCGGGGCGCGTGTGGGTCGACTCCCCGGGGACCGGATCGGGCGGTGGGCTGACCGATCGGTTGCGGGGTGGTAAGCGTCGCGCAGTGCTTCCGGCGTGGGCCCGCTCTCGGGACGAGTTCGCGACGGCGGCGCGGTGGCTGACCGGCCACATCGGGCACACCGTCGCGTACCACGGGGTGCGCCTGCCGTGGTACGGGCTGCGGCTGACCGCACAGGCCCCGGCCGGTACGGCGAAGTTCGTCGGCGGGGCGATGCGGTGGGTGGCCGATCGCGAAGGCGATCCGCTGCGGGCGGCTGCCGCGCGGCGGGAGAACGTGGCGGAGTACATGACGCTTTCCCGCCAGCGGGACCGCCGCGTGAAGTGGCGCACCCTGGTTGCCGTCGTCTCGACGTTCGTCGGGATCGGGGCGGCCCTGTCGCTGTACGTCCTCGCTCCCGGCTGGCTGCTCGCGCTCGCGGGCGCCTCGGTGACGCTCGCGTTGGGGTGGCTGGGGGCGCCGGCCGATGCTCCCGTCATCCACCGCGCCGTGGAGACCGGCAAGGCTCCGAAGCTCACGTCCGACATCGTCCTGCGTGCGCTGGGCGCTCTGGGGATTCCGGCGATCAATCAGGCGCAGTCCAAGGGCGGGGACGGGTTCAAGTTCACCGCTCCCATCGCCCGCGACGGGCGCGGTTGGCGCGCCGAAGGTGACCTGCCCTACGGGGTGACGGTCACCGACGTCATCGACCGGCGCGACAAGCTCGCGTCGGGCCTGCGTCGCCCGTTGGGGTGCGTGTGGCCCGAGGCCGTGACGGAGGAGCACACCGGGCGCCTGGTGCTGTGGGTCGGGGATCAGGACATGTCCAAGGCCAAGCAGCCTGTGTGGCCGCTGGCCAAGGACGGGGGCGTGGACCTGTTCAAGCCGGTCGCGTTCGGCACCGACCCGCGCGGGCGGTGGGTGGAGATCACGCTCATGTACATCGCGGCCGTGATCGGTGCGATCCCCCGCATGGGCAAGACCTTCCTCCTGCGCCTCCTGCTGCTCATCGCCGCACTCGATCCGCGAGCGGAGCTGCACACGTACGACCTCAAGGGAACCGGCGACCTCGACCCGGTCGGCAACGCCGTCTCCTACCGCCACCGCGCCGGGGACGAAGAGGAGGACATCGAATACGCGCTGGCGGACCTGCGGGCCCTGCGGGAGGAGCTGCGGCGCCGTACCAAGGCGATCCGGGCCCTGCCGCGCGACGTGTGCCCGGAGTCGAAGGTGACTTCCGCGCTGGCGTCGAAGGCGTCACTCGGCCTGCACCCGATCGTGATCGGGGTGGACGAGTGCCAGGTGTGGTTCGAGCACGACAAGCACGGAAGCGAGATCGAGGAGATCTGCACCGATCTGGTCAAGCGCGGCCCCGCGACCGGCATCGTGCTCCTGCTGGCCACCCAGCGCCCCGACGCCAAGGCCCTGCCCACCGGCATCAGCGCGAACGCCTCCGCGCGGTTCTGCCTGAAGGTCATGGGCCAGCTGGAGAACGACATGGTGCTGGGCACCTCCGCCTACAAGCGCGGGGTGCGGGCCACGATGTTCTCTTGGGCCGACAAGGGCATCCACTACTTCGTGGGGGAAGGCGCCGACGCCCGCATCGTCCGCTCCACGTTCATTGACGCCCCCGCCGCCGACGCTATCGCCGCCCGGGCCCGCGCCGCACGCCAAGCGGCCGGCACGCTCGCCGGGTACGCCCTGGGGCAGGAGCACGACGCCGACGCCACCGCCCAGCCCGGGTTCGACCTGCTCGCCGACATCCTCGCCGTCGTCGGCGCGGACGAGGCCAAGGTGTGGTCGGAGACGGTCGTGGCGCGGCTGGCGGAGCTGCGACCGGACGTCTACGGGACGTGGAGCGGTGAGCAACTGACCGCAGCGCTCAAGCCCTACGGCGTCAAGACCGGTCAGGTCTGGGGGACGACGGAGGACGGCAAGGGCGCGAACCGGCGCGGCATCAAGCGCGCCGACATCCTCACCGCCGTCGCTCAGCGTGACGGAAACACCGACGCGGCCTGACTCGGATTCACCGCTAGACCTAGCGGCACACCCCGCTAGGTCTAGCGGCCCCACTAGCGGCCCGCACCGCGCCTGATCAGCTCACTAACTCCTAGCGGCCCACCTGCAAGAACACCGGAATCCGGCTTTGGAGGCCGTACATGCCCCCTGCCCTGGGTGCTATAGCCATCCTCCTGTTCGTCACGCTGGGTTACGCGACTCTGTGTGCGGCATCGCCCTTCGGCCAGTGCCGTACCTGCTCCGGACTCGGCTTCGCCCTCACCCACACCCGGCGCGGCAAGCCCAAGCGCGGCAAGACCTGCCGCCGCTGCAAGGGCCACGGCCACCGCCTCCGTGCCGGGCGCTGGCTCTACAACCGCACCACCCGCCTGCACCACGACGGCACCCACACCCCCGCACGCACCCCGAAGGAGAACCACCCATGGCTGTGACCATCTCCCTCGCACTCCTCTTCGGCGGCGCACTGGCCATGCTGCTGAGGACCCGCAGCCTCGGCGCCGGCTCCGCGTTCGTCGCCGCAGGGTTCGGCTACTTCCTCGCGTCCACCGGCGCGGCCGGGCCCATCAACGAGTTCTTCGCCGCCGTCATCGACGCCATCCCCAACGTCTGACCGGGCGGCTGCGATGACCGACCGCATCACCCTCATGGCCGCCGGAGAACTGCGCGACGCCGTCGACGCCGTCCAGCGCGGCGACACGGCCGCCGCCGCTCACGCCCTGGCCTCCATCGACCCCGAGTCCTGGCGAGCCATCGAGGACCGGCTCGCCGCGCTGGGCGGCAGCATCACCGCCCTCACCACCACCGCGAAGGAGCACTGAACCCATGCCCGCGTTCATCGACTGCGAGCTGTGCGCCGACGACCCCGACCCCTACCCCCACTGCTGCGGGTGCGGCGCCGACGGCAGCAGCGAGTGCCCCGACTGCATCTGCGACCAGGAGCACTGACCCGTGTTCGAGCTTCGCGTCATCTGCGACCCGGCCGACGCCGACCGCATCACCACCGCCCTGAACACCACGTTCGAGACCGGCCCCGTGCGGCGGCTGCCGTCCCGGCACAGCGCTCAGGCCCGGCTCTACATCACCGCCGACCACCGCCCCGACACCGAGACCGCGACGTGGCCGGCGCCGGAAGACGCCTACGCCACCGCGCCCAGCATCATCCGCGAGATCGGGTGGACCGCCGACGCGGCAGCCACTCGCCCCGTCGGCACCACGCTCGGCCGCGAGTTCTGGCTGCGCAAGGCCGCCGTGCTCGACCGCATCGCCCTGACCGATCACGCCCCGGGTGACGCCGACGAGGTGGCCGCGAAGGCCGCTCAGCGGCTCGTCGAGCTGGACGACGTGACCGGCGTCCGGGATGCCCGCGGCTACGTCCGCCAGCAGTACGCCCGCTGGGCCTGCGACCAGTAGCAACGCCCGGGGCGGCGGTCTCCCGGCCAAGGAACACCCGCCGCCCCGGTCTCCCTGCCCGTTCGATGACTGAACAGGAGACCTCCAGAATGACAGCTGATCCCACGGACCGGCAGCACGGCGATGTGCTGTTGCTGCACGGGCCCGGTGAAGCCCGGCGGGACGGTCCGCCGCAGGACCTCGACGCGGAGCAGTGCGTCTTGGGCGCCATGCTCCTGTCGGACGCCGCCATCACCGATGCGGCGGGCACGATGGACCCCTCCGACCACTACCGGCCCGCGCACGAGACGATCCACCGCGCCGTTCAGCGGATGCACGACGAGGGACGGGCCGTGGACCCCATCACCCTCACGCACGAACTCGACCGGACCGGCGACCTTCGCCGTGTGGGTGGTGCCGGATACCTGCACTCGCTCGTGCAGAAGGTCCCGACGCCCAGCCACGCCGAGTACTACGCGGAGATCATCAGGGACAAGGCGGTCCGCCGACGCCTGATCGAATCCGGCAACCGGCTCGTGCAGGCCGCGTCAGCGTCCGACGTCGACACGCACGAGGTGCGGGCCGCCGTGCTGGCCGAGGTGACCGCGCTCACCACCTCCGACCGCGACAGCGGGCCCGAGGACGACGCACCGCAAGACGGACCGCCGAACGTCCTCTACGACCCCCAGCCCGGCATCCGCCGGCCTCAGCGCCTCGGCCCGACACCCCACCCCGACGTGTTCACCGGCTGGCTGGGCGAGACCGTGCGCGAACTGGACCCCACGACCGAGGCCGACCCGGTCGCGGTCCTGGTGAACCTGCTCTCCGCCGCCGGGGCCGCCATCGGACGACGCCCCCACGTCATGGTCGGCAACGACCGGCATCCCTGCCTCATCTGGGCCCTCACCATAGGTCCCACCTCGACCGGCCGGAAGGGTTCGGCGACCTCGACGGCCCGCCGTGTGCTGGCGGAAGCCCTGCCCGAGTTCTTCGGCCCGGAGCACACCCCGCGCGGGTTGAACTCCGGCGAAGGGCTCATCGAGTACGTCAAGGACGACGACAGCGACAACCCCGCACCGGCCAGCACCGACAAGCGACTGTGGGTGCTGGAGTCGGAGTACGCCGTCACGATGAGCCGGGGACGCCGAGAGGGCTCAAGCCTGCCGGGCGTCCTGCGGCAAGCATGGGACGGCGACTCGCTCGGCTCGATGGTCCGCGACTCGCTCAAGGCCACCGATCCCCACATCGCGATCCTCGGCCACATCACCCCCGAGGAGTTCCGGGCCAAGATGCAGGACTCGGAAATGGCCGGCGGCACGTACAACCGCTTCCTCCCGATCTTCTGCCACCGCAACCTCGTGCTCCCCGGCTCGCGCGGCGCCAGCCCGGAGCTGGTGGCCAATCTCGCGGCAGGGTGGCGCACCGTCCTGAACGACGCCGCCCGTGTGGAGCACGTGAAGTTCAGCCCGGACGCGTGGGCGCTGTACTGCGACGAGGTGTACCCGGCACTGAGCGACGATTCCGCCGGCGGCGTCATCGCCCAGTTCACGGCCCGGTCCGCGCCCTACGTTCAGCGCGTCGCCATGGTCTACGCCCTGTGCGACCACACGGACACCATCACCGAGACCCACATGCGGGCGGCATGGCAGCTGCTCAACTACGCCCGCGCGTCCGCCGTGCACCTGCTGGGCAACGTCACCGGCGACCCGAAGGTGAACAAGCTCGCCGACGCCGTACGCGCGGCCGGACCGGACGGGCTCAGCGCCGACCAGGTGCGGCGGCTGTTCAAGAATTCCAGCCGCGCGGACCGCGACCGGCTCACCGCCGAACTGCTCGACCAGCCCGGCTACGTCCGCACCCAGCGGCCGACCCGAGGCCGCCCGACCACCGTCATCAGCTACGCGGGCTGAGGGCGGTAAGGGCGCGAAGGGCGATAAGCACGCTGACCAGCGGCGACGGCAGGGCGGTAAGGGGTGCGGAAAGGCGGGCGGTAAGTCCGCCGGACGCGCGCCCCCGACATACCGCCCCGGATACCGCACCCCTTACCGCCCCAGCGAAGGCCCAGCTCAGGCCGCTTAACACCCTTACCGCCCTTACCGCCCCAGCCGGACACCAACGGAGAACCCATGCGCATCCCCGGATCGGACAGGGAGGTCCGCCCGTGAGCACGTCCGCACGCAAGCGCCGTCAGCCCGCTGATGAACTCCTACCGCTCACCGTGGTGCTGGAAGAACTGGGCATCACGCGAGCCTCCTGGTACCGCTGGCGCAACCGTGGCCAGTGCCCCCGCACACATCGCCTGCCCAACGGGCACCTCCGGGTGCGCCGTAGCGACCTCGACGCCTTTCTGGCCGACATGGAGGTGTCGTAATGGAGTGGAGCTACACCGTCCGCGTGTGGAGCATCCGAAAGCGTCGGTACCGCAAGCCGTTCCAGCTTCGCTGGCAGGTGGGCGAGCGGGCACATTCGGAGTCGTTCCTCACGGCCGGACTGGCGGAGAGCCGCAAGGCTCAGCTCATCACCGCCGCCAGGGCAGGTGAGCCGTTCGACGTGGAAAGCGGGCTTCCGAAGTCCCTGCTGCGAGAGCAGGAAGACATCTCGTGGTACCAACACGCACGGCAGTACATCGAGATGAAGTGGCCGCACTCCCCCGCGTCCACACGGAAGACGCTCGCAGAGGCCATGGCCACTGTGACGCCTGTGCTCGTGAAGGACACCAAAGGCATGGCGGACGCCCGCGTCGTCCGCGCGGCGCTGTACGGCTGGGCATTCAACGTGAAGCGTTGGGACGAGGAGCCGCCGCCCGAGTACCAAGCCGTGTTGGCATGGTTCGAGCGGAAGTCGAAACCCACGTCAGCGCTGGCGGACAGGATGCTCGTGCGGAAGGTTTTGGACGCACTGACCCGCAAGTTGGACGGCAAGGCGGCAGCGTCGTCCACGATCCGCCGAAAGCGGGCCATCTTCCACAACGCGCTTGTCTACGCCGTTGACGCCGGGCTGTTGAACGAGAATCCGATTCCCCGGGTGAGCTGGAGCCTGCCTGAACCGGTCGAAGAAGAAATCGACCCGTCGTGCGTCCCCGACCCCGTCCAGGCGGCGGAACTGCTGAACGCCGTGCGGGCGCAGGGTGCCCGTGGCCGGCACCTGGTCGCGTTCTTCGGCTGCATCTACTACGCCGCCGCGCGGCCCGCCGAAGTCGTGGGGCTGCGGCGGGAGGACTGCACAC contains the following coding sequences:
- a CDS encoding helix-turn-helix transcriptional regulator; this encodes MSTSARKRRQPADELLPLTVVLEELGITRASWYRWRNRGQCPRTHRLPNGHLRVRRSDLDAFLADMEVS
- a CDS encoding DUF2637 domain-containing protein, encoding MSGTETAATTAEHRGIPALSTGERWLAAAAALSAGAVGGLGLASSFDAVSAAAERWGFGAPWMLPVGIDVAIPVFTVANLLLIRMGMPLGWVRFVPWALTAVTCWLNVAAGESLSAKVAHGTMPLLWVVLSEIAAHIYAVRIGAATGARMERIRRSRWLLSPIATFALWRRMVLWETTSYRDALARERERQLLRAELRERHGRNWRRTAPRRTRVLLKLGELAPDEAMPEPATPDRPALPPAPPREAPKPRATGARKGRRTQGKRSFEELLTQAREATAQWPTERLAAEPIRTELRCSPTNARRLRETLKAERTQSTTDAEAVAA
- a CDS encoding cell division protein FtsK; protein product: MSGTGSADRTPDGSGGAVVDLDKARSARESADASATGSAGRIDSGSVDGSGRVWVDSPGTGSGGGLTDRLRGGKRRAVLPAWARSRDEFATAARWLTGHIGHTVAYHGVRLPWYGLRLTAQAPAGTAKFVGGAMRWVADREGDPLRAAAARRENVAEYMTLSRQRDRRVKWRTLVAVVSTFVGIGAALSLYVLAPGWLLALAGASVTLALGWLGAPADAPVIHRAVETGKAPKLTSDIVLRALGALGIPAINQAQSKGGDGFKFTAPIARDGRGWRAEGDLPYGVTVTDVIDRRDKLASGLRRPLGCVWPEAVTEEHTGRLVLWVGDQDMSKAKQPVWPLAKDGGVDLFKPVAFGTDPRGRWVEITLMYIAAVIGAIPRMGKTFLLRLLLLIAALDPRAELHTYDLKGTGDLDPVGNAVSYRHRAGDEEEDIEYALADLRALREELRRRTKAIRALPRDVCPESKVTSALASKASLGLHPIVIGVDECQVWFEHDKHGSEIEEICTDLVKRGPATGIVLLLATQRPDAKALPTGISANASARFCLKVMGQLENDMVLGTSAYKRGVRATMFSWADKGIHYFVGEGADARIVRSTFIDAPAADAIAARARAARQAAGTLAGYALGQEHDADATAQPGFDLLADILAVVGADEAKVWSETVVARLAELRPDVYGTWSGEQLTAALKPYGVKTGQVWGTTEDGKGANRRGIKRADILTAVAQRDGNTDAA
- a CDS encoding DnaB-like helicase N-terminal domain-containing protein, whose amino-acid sequence is MTADPTDRQHGDVLLLHGPGEARRDGPPQDLDAEQCVLGAMLLSDAAITDAAGTMDPSDHYRPAHETIHRAVQRMHDEGRAVDPITLTHELDRTGDLRRVGGAGYLHSLVQKVPTPSHAEYYAEIIRDKAVRRRLIESGNRLVQAASASDVDTHEVRAAVLAEVTALTTSDRDSGPEDDAPQDGPPNVLYDPQPGIRRPQRLGPTPHPDVFTGWLGETVRELDPTTEADPVAVLVNLLSAAGAAIGRRPHVMVGNDRHPCLIWALTIGPTSTGRKGSATSTARRVLAEALPEFFGPEHTPRGLNSGEGLIEYVKDDDSDNPAPASTDKRLWVLESEYAVTMSRGRREGSSLPGVLRQAWDGDSLGSMVRDSLKATDPHIAILGHITPEEFRAKMQDSEMAGGTYNRFLPIFCHRNLVLPGSRGASPELVANLAAGWRTVLNDAARVEHVKFSPDAWALYCDEVYPALSDDSAGGVIAQFTARSAPYVQRVAMVYALCDHTDTITETHMRAAWQLLNYARASAVHLLGNVTGDPKVNKLADAVRAAGPDGLSADQVRRLFKNSSRADRDRLTAELLDQPGYVRTQRPTRGRPTTVISYAG
- a CDS encoding winged helix-turn-helix domain-containing protein, whose product is MSLAANDPRPKPVQVADVLRRRISEGRYADGRLPGTRELAREFGIAGQTVRDGLGILVAEGLIFSAGNRGYFVTAASAEAPSAKQDTTEEIKEIRSQIQALAERVAALEGRATSGSA
- a CDS encoding tyrosine-type recombinase/integrase, encoding MEWSYTVRVWSIRKRRYRKPFQLRWQVGERAHSESFLTAGLAESRKAQLITAARAGEPFDVESGLPKSLLREQEDISWYQHARQYIEMKWPHSPASTRKTLAEAMATVTPVLVKDTKGMADARVVRAALYGWAFNVKRWDEEPPPEYQAVLAWFERKSKPTSALADRMLVRKVLDALTRKLDGKAAASSTIRRKRAIFHNALVYAVDAGLLNENPIPRVSWSLPEPVEEEIDPSCVPDPVQAAELLNAVRAQGARGRHLVAFFGCIYYAAARPAEVVGLRREDCTLPRRGWGLLQLQETRPRAGAAWTDSGEAHDSRGLKHRSRKAVRPVPIPPELVAMLRWHITAHGVAPDGRLFRTLRGGLVQESGYGEVWARAREKALPAGAAKTLMAKRPYDLRHAAVSTWLSSGVEPQLVAKRAGHSVAVLFRVYAKFLGNADEAANAKISARLGERGTPSG
- a CDS encoding GGDEF domain-containing protein, encoding MSAVLSTVAAAATVAAGWSVHTVWMRRQLSRARRDPLTGLPTRALFETRARKLLSRGSRAVLLADLNRFKELNDTFGHAAGDAAIRATGRRLARWALDHAGTAARLGGDEFTAVFTAGGESDLRAALADLAERLNEPVTHQNAQLPVSASIGAVVATGPGTGLPVALRRADEAMYRCKRSGWDWCIGHGNVPGTGEQINGRRPGRVGAAPSEGRKP